The proteins below are encoded in one region of Rhododendron vialii isolate Sample 1 chromosome 7a, ASM3025357v1:
- the LOC131333400 gene encoding peptide-N(4)-(N-acetyl-beta-glucosaminyl)asparagine amidase — translation MVARKFLVRFHDSDFDVDYDTDDGLEVFKFQVFSLTSIPPEEQKIFGSDDDQLVSDDSDLASISDRLRLVSVTDEVKQEENSVDQNVELAMSDEELARMLQAEEEALVFQQFAAREDRSQMEARIRPYVDQVLMYEDPNRQDAARKTVPVEKLEEKALVALAKEGNFKPTKSEEDYAFLLQLLFWFKQSFRWVNAPSCDGCGSETVGSGMGTALSSETLYGASRVELYRCTICSRTTRFPRYNDPLKLLETRRGRCGEWANCFTLYCRAFGYESRLVLDFTDHVWTECFSPSLGRWMHLDPCEGIYDNPLLYEKGWKKKLDYAIAIAKDGVYDVTKRYTRKWHEVLSRRTITPEPILSTILSNIRRELRQNLTSQVIATLEERDRNEAAAIERDLHSKDEASISLPGRQSGAKEWRISRSEFGSDEICSPSSSSCPVRKCVDEHVTKIYNAFFPVISHFVEKSCSKSRAVEVLQIFRRILVDLKNSPFRRRKTSINSVSNGAQYVFHQMLPSFSQLFDALSLKCESNANGKVDIYLADDPVKTSIALPVLFHALDDVMHNVNVLYNINKDSLSWPLLKLNRICSGLALASGEEFPFGIITSAFDGTRLSKWEEPNGARGCWIIYKVLDNKMHELVAYELMSANDVPERDPKDWVLEGSDDGGSSWRVLDKQNSQMFKNRFERRAYKIASVGFLANAFRFRFLAVRDARENNRLQLGSIDLYARS, via the exons ATGGTGGCTCGGAAATTCCTCGTTCGCTTCCACGACTCCGACTTCGATGTCGACTACGACACCGACGACGGCCtcgag GTCTTCAAATTCCAAGTCTTCTCCCTCACTTCGATTCCCCCCGAGGAACAAAAg ATATTTGGAAGCGACGACGATCAGCTCGTATCGGACGACTCCGATCTTGCCTCAATTTCCGATAGACTTCGGCTGGTATCGGTTACCGATGAAgtcaaacaagaagaaaattcaGTGGATCAAAATGTCGAATTGGCAATGTCCGATGAAGAATTGGCTCGGATGTTGCAG GCAGAAGAAGAAGCACTCGTGTTTCAGCAGTTTGCTGCCCGTGAGGATAGGTCACAAATGGAAGCCAGAATACGGCCTTATGTGGATCAGGTCCTAATG TACGAAGACCCAAATCGCCAGGATGCTGCTCGGAAGACAGTTCCTGTGGAGAAGCTCGAGGAGAAAGCATTGGTCGCATTGGCGAAG GAGGGAAACTTTAAACCGacaaaaagtgaagaagatTATGCTTTCCTGTTGCAGCTGCTTTTTTGGTTCAAACAATCATTCAG GTGGGTAAACGCACCTTCTTGTGATGGTTGCGGCAGTGAAACCGTAGGTAGTGGCATGGGCACTGCACTTTCTTCAGAAACTCTCTATGGAGCCTCGCGAGTTGAACTTTATCG TTGCACTATTTGCTCGAGAACCACTCGTTTCCCGCGATATAACGATCCATTGAag CTTTTGGAAACAAGGAGGGGACGTTGTGGGGAGTGGGCCAATTGCTTTACATTGTATTGCCGAGCTTTTGGCTACGAATCACGTCTT GTTTTGGATTTTACGGATCATGTCTGGACTGAGTGCTTCTCACCTTCTTTGGGAAG GTGGATGCATCTTGATCCCTGTGAAGGAATATATGACAATCCACTTCTATATGAGAAAGG CTGGAAAAAGAAATTAGATTATGCAATTGCTATTGCAAAAGATGGAGTTTATGATGTCACTAAACGGTACACAAGGAAGTGGCATGAG gTTCTTTCTCGACGAACCATTACTCCAGAGCCTATTCTGTCTACTATTCTCTCAAACATAAGAAGAGAGCTTCGACAGAACTTAACATCTCAAGTGATTGCCACACTAGAGGAACGTGACAGGAATGAAGCAGCAGCAATTGAGAGAGATTTGCACTCTAAAGATGAAGCTTCAATATCATTACCTGGTAGACAAAGTGGTGCCAAGGAATGGCGTATATCAAGATCAGAATTTGGTTCCGATGAGATTTGCTCCCCAAGTTCTTCTTCTTGTCCAGTTCGTAAATGCGTTGATGAGCATGTGACAAAGATCTACAATGCATTTTTTCCAGTCATTTCTCATTTCGTCGAGAAATCTTGCTCTAAATCCAGAGCTGTAGAAGTCCTCCAGATTTTTAGAAGAATTTTGGTTGATCTCAAGAACTCCCCTTTCAGAAGGAGGAAAACGTCTATAAACTCTGTTTCAAATGGCGCACAGTATGTTTTCCATCAGATGCTGCCTTCTTTCAGTCAATTGTTTGACGCTCTCTCCTTGAAGTGCGAGTCGAATGCCAATGGGAAGGTTGACATTTACTTAGCTGATGATCCAGTTAAAACCTCTATAGCCTTGCCTGTTTTGTTCCATGCTTTGGATGATGTGATGCATAATGTCAATGTTTTGTACAACATCAATAAAGATTCGCTTTCGTGGCCGCTTCTGAAGTTAAACAGAATATGCTCTGGTCTTGCCCTTGCTAGCGGGGAGGAGTTTCCATTTGGAATT atcacgtctgcatttGATGGGACTCGCTTGTCTAAGTGGGAAGAACCAAATGGTGCAAGAG GTTGTTGGATCATATACAAAGTGTTGGACAACAAGATGCATGAGCTTGTGGCATATGAATTGATGTCGGCCAATGATGTTCCAGAGAGAGATCCAAAGGATTG GGTTCTGGAAGGAAGTGATGACGGCGGTTCTAGTTGGCGTGTGTTGGATAAACAAAATTCTCAGATGTTTAAAAACCGTTTTGAGCGGAGGGCATATAAGATTGCATCTGTGGGTTTCCTCGCTAATGCATTCAG GTTCAGGTTTCTTGCTGTTCGAGATGCTCGTGAGAATAACCGGTTGCAATTAGGTAGCATCGACTTGTATGCAAGGAGTTAA